The Candidatus Atribacteria bacterium DNA window TAATACCAATAAATCTCCCCAGTTAAAAATAAATTTTGCCCGGTATACTACTACCAGAGTGCCCAGCATAATTATCGCGGTAAAAAATATTTGCTTTGGAGTAATTTTTTCATTTAATAATAAATAGCCGATCAATATGGCATATAAGGGTTCTATCTGCAAGAGGATAGAGGAATTAATTCCACTGGTTAGAGTAACTCCGAAGAAGAAACAGATATTAGAAAGAGTAATGCCAAAAAAACCGATTAATAAAAAGTAGAAAAAATATCTTTTATCAATTAATATTCCCCAGTTACCTTTAATTATAGCTATCTTAAGCAGAAAAATCCCAGCTATCAAGCTGCTGAAGGTAGCAAAGAACAAGGGATTGATTATTCCTGTGCCATACTTAATGATAATGGGCAAAGCTCCGGCAATGAAAATAGTAATGATAACACAAATGATTCCTTCTTTTTCTTGCTTTTCCAATATGTTTGCTCCAATTAAAATAGTCGTTGCGGGTTCGATGAATCGAACCCCTACCTCTCACTTCTGGCTTCTGAATTCCGGTTTCTTCGCTATATTCTACATTTATATACTGATACATTCTACAC harbors:
- a CDS encoding DMT family transporter — translated: MEKQEKEGIICVIITIFIAGALPIIIKYGTGIINPLFFATFSSLIAGIFLLKIAIIKGNWGILIDKRYFFYFLLIGFFGITLSNICFFFGVTLTSGINSSILLQIEPLYAILIGYLLLNEKITPKQIFFTAIIMLGTLVVVYRAKFIFNWGDLLVLLTPLCWQIAHFFSKRLMTNHKEVNPMLIATARTLYGGVFLLILSSAKGINQYDKLGVRSVLLILLFQGIIGFALHYSIWYEAIKRLNLSKATTLVSVYPTFSIALARLILKEIPNFYQIAGFGIIIMGVFGLSRIKSEHRENNILKY